In Miscanthus floridulus cultivar M001 chromosome 5, ASM1932011v1, whole genome shotgun sequence, one genomic interval encodes:
- the LOC136453388 gene encoding LOW QUALITY PROTEIN: probable pectate lyase 4 (The sequence of the model RefSeq protein was modified relative to this genomic sequence to represent the inferred CDS: deleted 1 base in 1 codon), which translates to MASKEFLVVFLLILHAAMTKVHGANIIDRCWRRQPNWAANRQRLAVCSVGFAGKMRQNRGAGVIRYTVTDPSDDPVRPRPGTLRYGATVLAGKVWITFARSMHIRLAQPLFVKSFTAIDGRGADVHIAGGAGIVLYQVRSVIVHGLHIHDCRSQPEGLAVRPGGAVQPVAGGMDGDAIRLVSSTKVWIDHNSLSRCEDGLVDVTVGSTDVTISNNWFFNHDKVMLLGHDDGHAADSRMRVTVAFNRFGPNVNQRMPRIRHGYAHVVNNLYMGWKDYAIGGSMGPSVKSQGNLFMASGPADNKKVTRRMPVAGRDGGDWASIGDSFENGAFFKQTGSRVRPNYNKHQAFAAASSNEVRSLTKDAGVLRCSVGSAC; encoded by the exons ATGGCCTCCAAAGAATTCCTCGTCGTCTTCCTTCTAATCCTCCATGCCGCAATGACGAAGGTCCACGGCGCAAACATCATCGACCGGTGCTGGCGGCGGCAGCCCAACTGGGCCGCGAACCGGCAGCGGCTGGCCGTGTGCTCGGTGGGCTTCGCCGGGAAGATGCGGCAGAACCGCGGGGCCGGGGTCATCCGTTACACGGTCACCGACCCGAGCGACGACCCGGTGCGGCCGCGCCCGGGCACGCTGCGGTACGGCGCGACGGTGCTGGCCGGGAAGGTGTGGATCACCTTCGCGAGGAGCATGCACATCAGGCTGGCGCAGCCGCTGTTCGTGAAGAGCTTCACGGCCATCGACGGGCGCGGCGCCGACGTGCACATCGCGGGGGGCGCGGGCATCGTGCTGTACCAGGTGCGCAGCGTCATCGTCCACGGGCTGCACATCCACGACTGCCGGTCGCAGCCCGAGGGCCTTGCCGTCAGGCCCGGCGGCGCCGTGCAGCCGGTGGCCGGCGGCATGGACGGCGACGCCATCCGGCTGGTGTCCAGCACGAAAGTGTGGATCGACCACAACTCCCTGTCGCGGTGCGAGGACGGGCTGGTGGACGTGACGGTCGGCTCCACCGACGTGACCATCTCCAACAACTGGTTCTTCAACCACGACAAGGTCATGCTGCTCGGCCACGACGACGGCCACGCCGCCGACAGCCGGATGCGCGTCACCGTCGCGTTCAACCGGTTCGGACCCAACGTCAACCAGCGCATGCCAAGGATTAGGCATGGCTACGCTCACGTCGTGAACAATTTATACATGGGATGGAAAGACTAC GCCATCGGAGGAAGCATGGGACCAAGCGTCAAGAGCCAGGGCAACCTGTTCATGGCCTCCGGCCCAGCAGATAACAAGAAGGTGACGAGAAGGATGCCGGTGGCGGGGAGGGATGGGGGGGACTGGGCCTCCATCGGGGACTCCTTCGAGAACGGTGCTTTCTTCAAGCAGACGGGCAGCAGGGTGCGGCCGAATTACAACAAGCATCAGGCCTTCGCGGCAGCCAGCTCCAACGAAGTAAGGTCGCTGACCAAGGACGCCGGCGTTCTCAGATGCTCTGTCGGGTCTGCGTGCTGA
- the LOC136453389 gene encoding uncharacterized protein: protein MGNCTASRRAVESWADDGEWGEEEASSSSEGEHHHHHHHDERREDHHDSEVTIRITKRQLHELMEKNGSGHGGLPLPGFGSGRRSAEQLLADIMYSGEVHHRNHHREEHWHWKPALQSIPEAVESS, encoded by the coding sequence ATGGGGAACTGCACGGCGTCGCGGCGCGCAGTGGAGTCGTGGGCCGACGACGGCGAGTGGGGGGAGGAGGAGGCCTCGTCGTCGTCGGAgggcgagcaccaccaccaccaccaccacgacgagAGGAGAGAGGATCATCACGACTCTGAGGTGACCATCAGGATCACCAAGAGGCAGCTGCACGAGCTGATGGAGAAGAACGGCAGCGGTCACGGCGGGCTACCGCTACCAGGGTTTGGGAGCGGCCGGCGGTCGGCGGAGCAGCTGTTGGCGGACATCATGTACTCCGGCGAGGTGCACCACCGCAACCACCACAGGGAGGAGCACTGGCACTGGAAGCCCGCGCTGCAGAGCATCCCCGAGGCCGTCGAGTCATCATGA